The Anabaena sp. WA102 genome contains a region encoding:
- a CDS encoding glycosyltransferase: MKKNIMFVSLPLRGHTNQMIAIAQELVERGYPVKFVISEVAKNWIATTGAEFIPWEIRLTETENNNDNQPENFWGNVSQEKNNLRGENMMWQHFIKLYSPMYKSLIPIFEKYHPDLLIIDRAVIPAMDLAQQMNIPYVIQTRFLGNFVKKSSKDPQFGTSYSMNMNLWERCLNFLSPILSLPDVIINTNKQNQVRQSYTNNKKLNNLYDKNLIIVGTSFGIEISRELPSWVQMVGPIFPKTPPSLSSSLSQWLDDKQGTNGIIYVAFGTLVNIEKWQFQALLTGLKNTKLKVLWSLPANQHHHISNLPDSFRIENFVPQQAVLSHANVVLFVSHCGMNSINESLYFSKPILALPFFGDQHYNAARLVDIGVALRLNKQKFDSNEVTRKINSLLADSTYQEATNRISHTLKNSGGLKKAADIIETMSVEGINYFIKS; the protein is encoded by the coding sequence ATGAAAAAAAATATCATGTTTGTTTCCCTACCATTAAGGGGACACACCAATCAAATGATAGCGATCGCCCAAGAACTAGTTGAACGAGGATATCCAGTTAAATTTGTTATTTCTGAAGTTGCCAAGAACTGGATAGCTACAACTGGTGCTGAATTTATTCCTTGGGAAATCAGGCTAACTGAAACAGAAAATAACAATGATAATCAACCAGAAAATTTCTGGGGAAATGTTTCTCAAGAGAAAAACAATTTACGTGGTGAAAATATGATGTGGCAACACTTTATCAAGTTATATTCTCCCATGTATAAAAGTTTAATTCCTATTTTTGAAAAATATCATCCTGATCTATTAATTATTGATCGGGCTGTGATTCCAGCAATGGATTTAGCCCAACAAATGAATATACCTTATGTTATTCAAACTAGATTTTTAGGCAATTTTGTCAAAAAAAGTAGCAAAGATCCACAGTTTGGGACATCTTATTCTATGAACATGAACTTATGGGAACGCTGTCTTAATTTTCTCAGTCCAATTTTATCCCTACCTGATGTTATAATTAATACCAATAAACAGAATCAAGTGCGCCAAAGTTATACTAATAATAAAAAGTTAAATAATCTTTACGATAAAAATTTAATCATAGTCGGGACATCTTTTGGCATTGAAATTTCTAGAGAATTACCTTCTTGGGTACAAATGGTAGGGCCAATTTTTCCGAAAACACCTCCATCTCTTAGTTCTTCTTTAAGTCAATGGTTAGACGATAAACAAGGAACAAATGGCATTATATATGTTGCTTTTGGTACGCTTGTAAATATTGAAAAATGGCAGTTTCAAGCCTTATTAACGGGGTTGAAAAATACTAAATTAAAAGTTTTATGGTCATTACCAGCAAACCAACATCATCATATTTCTAATTTGCCAGATTCTTTTCGTATCGAAAATTTTGTTCCTCAACAAGCAGTTCTTTCCCATGCCAACGTTGTACTTTTTGTGAGTCATTGTGGTATGAATAGTATTAACGAATCTTTGTATTTTTCTAAACCAATATTAGCTCTACCTTTTTTTGGAGATCAACATTATAATGCGGCTCGTCTTGTAGATATTGGAGTTGCTTTAAGGTTAAACAAACAAAAATTTGATAGTAATGAAGTAACGAGAAAAATTAATAGTTTACTTGCTGATTCTACTTATCAAGAAGCCACGAATCGGATATCACATACTTTAAAAAACAGCGGTGGTTTAAAAAAAGCGGCTGATATTATCGAAACAATGTCGGTAGAAGGCATAAATTACTTCATAAAATCCTAG
- a CDS encoding glycosyltransferase family 2 protein translates to MSSINFDPKPTISIILSTYNRAEYLNDCINSVLQQTFQDFELIVVDDGSQDHTFEIVNDYLRKFNHIRYLKHQNRKLAYARNAGIQASFGKYITFLDSDDTYKPNHLQSRLEFMQANPEIDLIVGGFEIAEEFFVADYFQPDQVISIRECIAGGTFFGERRIFFELKGFNNIAYGEDVDLWERAEKIFKTQKIKEPETYVYTRAEDSITKVFLDEISSAN, encoded by the coding sequence ATGTCTAGTATAAATTTTGACCCTAAGCCTACAATCTCGATTATTCTATCTACTTACAATCGAGCAGAATACTTAAATGATTGCATAAACAGTGTACTTCAACAAACTTTTCAGGATTTTGAATTAATTGTAGTTGATGATGGTAGCCAAGATCATACTTTTGAAATTGTCAATGATTACTTACGAAAATTTAATCATATCCGTTATCTTAAACATCAAAATCGGAAATTAGCTTATGCCAGGAATGCGGGTATTCAAGCATCTTTTGGCAAGTATATCACATTTCTTGACAGTGACGATACCTATAAACCCAATCATCTACAGTCACGGTTGGAATTTATGCAAGCTAATCCAGAGATTGATTTGATTGTAGGTGGATTTGAAATTGCAGAAGAATTTTTTGTTGCTGATTATTTCCAACCTGATCAGGTAATTAGCATTAGAGAGTGTATTGCGGGGGGAACATTTTTTGGAGAAAGACGCATATTTTTTGAATTAAAGGGATTTAATAATATTGCTTACGGAGAGGACGTTGATTTATGGGAGCGGGCTGAAAAAATTTTCAAGACTCAGAAAATTAAAGAGCCAGAAACCTATGTTTATACTAGAGCAGAAGATAGTATCACCAAAGTTTTTCTAGATGAAATTTCCTCTGCCAATTAA
- a CDS encoding S66 peptidase family protein — protein sequence MSNIQNLKSTLLPPPLKPGDLLRVIAPSGALREVEAFNQGVEIWKSHGYRIKIGDNLNDRHGYLAGTDAHRRQQLATAWQDPECQGILCARGGFGSTRILEDWTWQENTITPKWLIGFSDITALLWSLYNAGIASVHGPVMTTLTNEPEWSIKRLLDIVEGRAIAPLKGCGWGGGTTTGILLPGNLTVATHLLGTPILPNLDGVILAWEDVTETPYRIDRMLTQWRLSRALSKVRGIALGGFTKCEAPPHIPSFTIEEVLRDRLGDLGIPIVSNLPFGHDSPNAALPVGIKVTLDGDNGILS from the coding sequence ATGTCTAACATTCAAAATCTCAAATCTACCCTCCTACCCCCACCCCTCAAACCCGGTGATTTACTGCGCGTCATTGCCCCCAGTGGTGCATTGCGAGAAGTTGAAGCTTTTAATCAAGGTGTGGAAATTTGGAAGTCGCACGGCTATCGGATTAAAATTGGCGACAATCTCAATGATAGACATGGTTATCTAGCTGGTACAGATGCCCACCGTCGTCAACAATTAGCCACAGCATGGCAAGATCCCGAATGTCAGGGAATCCTCTGCGCGAGAGGTGGTTTTGGTAGCACCCGGATTTTAGAAGATTGGACTTGGCAAGAAAATACCATTACCCCTAAATGGTTAATTGGCTTTTCTGATATCACAGCCCTGCTTTGGAGTCTCTACAACGCCGGAATTGCCAGTGTACATGGTCCCGTCATGACTACCCTAACCAATGAGCCAGAATGGTCAATCAAGCGGTTATTGGACATAGTAGAAGGTCGGGCGATCGCACCTTTAAAAGGTTGTGGTTGGGGTGGTGGTACAACTACAGGAATCTTACTTCCTGGTAATCTCACAGTCGCTACCCATCTTTTAGGAACACCGATTTTACCCAACCTTGATGGTGTCATCTTAGCCTGGGAAGATGTCACAGAAACACCTTATCGCATTGATAGAATGTTGACACAGTGGCGGTTGAGCAGGGCTTTATCTAAAGTTCGTGGTATTGCTTTGGGAGGGTTTACCAAGTGTGAAGCCCCACCTCACATACCTAGTTTTACTATAGAGGAAGTTTTGCGCGATCGCTTGGGTGATTTGGGTATTCCCATAGTTTCTAACCTCCCCTTTGGTCATGATAGCCCCAATGCTGCTTTACCTGTGGGTATAAAAGTAACCCTAGATGGAGACAATGGGATATTGAGCTAG